The Juglans regia cultivar Chandler chromosome 1, Walnut 2.0, whole genome shotgun sequence nucleotide sequence ACCTATATggttatattgattttgatgCCTGGGTTTTTATTTAGCGCTTATGTAAGTCCCAGGTGTCGtacttgtaaccacggtttccttccgccacaagtgaggacaatcaataaaattggggtctcgtcctctttttaaaaaaaaaaaaaaatgtgaggaaaaagaaaagtaactGTGCTTAGCATTAGGTTTagccgtttagggttttgacaCTTGGGTTATACTAGCTAGGATTTTAGCTACATGCGTGAAAGATGATCATACCTTAAGATGGAATTTGTATCCTCTGTTTCCTTCTTATGTATGAAAATTGTATTGCGATTTTGCTGGTCTTTGAACAGCAGATCGATGCATTAAGAGCCAGCACGTTATATATACAATGAGTGTTTCCTAGCATGCACGGACATGTAAACATGTTCCAACGGTTTCTGTCAACAGAGGTTGCTGATCTCTTCTACTGCTCCACCATACATATTCAATGGCGCCGCATAGAAACGCTGTAGATGATAGCATTAAAACAAACCAAGCCCCCACCCCCAccttaaaaattaaactttatcCCCTGAATTGACTTTGAAAAATTACCCTTCATCCCCTCAAACAACTGCTCTTTTTGCAATATGATCAGCATGCTATCGAAGTTGTTATTTTACCCCCCAATCACTTGCTTTCCTCCAATTTGCTTCATTCGctagtttggatactgagaatattttattactatctattattttattattactttttcactacttttcaacctatcattatttttttactactatttacataatgCTTGAAAATACCTTAATTCAtctataattaaaacaaaggagAAACTATATTTACACACACATTTGAACTTCaacaatttcttttaatatataatctaaactattaaaattgtCGATTTCTAacctaaattacaaaaattgtcGAATTTAAATTAGAACCTCTGTTAACACCCAACCATTCAGATGGGGAAAGATTAGATATAGGATACAACAATCTTGACAGTAAGATCTTAGTCAAAATGCGAAAATTGCCAACATTAATTTAGAGTGCAAATTGACAGTTCTAATAGTTTAGGAggcaaattaaaaataaaaataaaaaacaatattatatatctcGTCCAATAAAAATCTGCACGCTCACCTGATTTAAATGTCACGACAGCTTATGAGAAGTCGAAAATTAGTACTCCCACAGTCGGCCATCAACAGACCTTTGAGAAGAGGTTTATGAGCACCCTATCAAGCTTCctaattttctattatttccaACCCCAGTCATCGGATACAGGACTCTTTTTTAAGAAGACACTATTCCgaaaaataaattctcaacatctAATGATACGAACGaaattaaacaagaaaatatatgaagaaaaaaaattatcaagaaaATTATCAAGAATATGTCACAATAACCTACAAGCCAAGCACAACAAACCACAACATAATCAATCTTGCCATCCCCCAGAGCCGCAGCACTCCCCTGCACATTTATACCAAGTGGCACCTCCAACACACTTTACAAAATCTCTCTCTGCAGCACGGAATGGCTGACCTGCAAGGTCTGATCATAGCAAATCCAATAAGGGCGGCTGTTCAGATGGTGTTTTGGTATGACTAGATCGAGAGGCTGAGGAGACCcccctccctcttcctcttcctctacCCACAGCAGTAGTTGGGGGCGGAGCAAGTCTAGGGGCAGACAGCTCATTCTTGCTAGAAGCAAATATGGATCCAAGATCTGTTGATTTCTTATCAGTGTAATTACTAGAAGCTGGTACACCCTGACTCTGTTTCAAAAACCCAATAGAGCTTTGGGCGTTAACACTTCCCAGACTACCAATAGTAAGAGTCGGATTCCCTTGACTCTGTCTTAAAGGATCAACAGAACTGTGTGTGTTGAAGGCCCAACTGTTATTGTTGTTGTTCATTGGGAAGCTCATGTTGTTTAGTGTATTCGAGATTGGACTAGACCCATGTTTGTTAAGGGGGTGTCCCATTGTGCCATTGTTAGAAATTCCAGCCCCACTTGCTGAGCCAGCAGGCCGTGGAGGCCAATCAGAGAAAGGATCTATATCACTGAAACTCGAGGTGGATGATGCTCCTGCATTCAACTGCTTCTCAGCGTCTCCAAATTGGGGGGCAACTCCAGACGATGCTCGAGGAGGCCACTCAATATCAACTGGAGGACATGAAGCCGCCGTTTGCTGGCTGGATAGTGCAGGTATCATCGAAAATTTTGATTGTTTTGAATTTACTTGAACTGGTTGAAAACTCAAATCAGACTGAGAGGAGTGACTGTTGTTTGTAGAACTTTGAAGGGTGGTTGCATAAACCTTTTTGGCTGGACCCCAATCTTCATCCCATGCCGGGTTGCTCTTTGTCGTGGAATTGACAGTTCCAGTTATTTTAGTTGAGGCTTGGGATATTAGGCCACTATCAGACATAGATGGTTTAACTTCCGGGATTCCAGAATCAGTCAAAGTTACTCCCCGTTTTTCTTCTATTCTCCTGTCATAAAACTAAGATGCATTCAGTGATTCGTTAATAGTCAGGTTTGCTCTCAAAAAACACATGCATGGGACCACACAGTAGTACCTGAGAACATCCTTGACAAATAGCATATATTTAGCAAACTGCTGAACATTTAATTGTTGAGCAGTAAGAAGAGGAGTGAGTAGTGGAAGGACATGCTCTGCAACAAATTCTACTCCATGCTGAACAAATTGAGCACCAGGAAAATGAATGCTCGTTAGGAGTAACAATTTTCTTGTGTACTGCTGATGGAGGTTTGCTAAAGCAACACAACAAAACCAGTCAAGCATTGGAGATGGTTACCTTCTTAAGTACCGAGTTTGCAACACCAAGGGTACACATAAGCGTAGGAGCAGAATGGTCAACAGCTGTACAACGTTGAACTGTTTGCAAGATGTCTAAAACAGCATGTTTATCAAGTGAGCTCACCAGGTCTCCCAAGCATAACAGAGCATTGACTCTCACCTGTCAATGAAGCCAAACTGTTTAGTTATCAGCAGTGGCATTCTTCACAACAAAATGCTTACTATGTTTTTTTTCTGGGCCCTGGGGGTGAACTATTATAATAAGTGTAATACTAATCTTCATtctatattttatcatctctagTCACATCGGTTGATATGACATTAAGGTGATTTTACAAATAAACTACTTGAATGAAAAGCCTTTCAAAATGTGACTCGTCAACTGGTGTGACTAGGAATGATAAAATTCAGGATGAAAAATAACACtccttttataataattatatatttttgtttttaataaaatatattgggtTATATACGATACAAAAAAGTATGATAAACATAATTCAAGATAGGAAAAAATTGTTATCAATATATTAGTCATTCTAGGGATATATGGCATGCatttatagtttaaaaaaaaatcccaaattaCATATAAGGGTGTTCTCTCTTGAACCaaaaatttaatatctttaGCGGGAActcaagggaaaaagaaaagttatgacttgaaaaagaaaaagaaccaaGGGAGccagaaaaaaatttgaagaggACTCGAGggagaatagaaaaatattacattctCGATTCTTTGTTGACATACATAGTTTTTTCCTAACTATAGGGCCAAACTTTAGATTTCTTCCTGcaaggggggagggggagggaagAATAATTTCTTTAAGAGGGACCAAGGGGGGTTAGGGACAGTAGCTCCTGCTTCCCtagatttgatgtttttccaATGCCTATAGCTCAAATCCCACTTATACGCCACCCCCAACAAAATAACCAATGAAAAAAGGCAGAATGATCCAAGCACAACATTAAAATTATAACTTCTGCAGAGTTTCTACTAAGACGCAATGCTCTTAGCAATAGGGTAAAGGGCAGTGGGTAATAACAGTAATGTTGTTAATACTCGACAATCAACTTCCAATTAAGCCAATATTGTGCAACTACCTACAGAAAGAGCACAGAACTTCAAACCATGATAAACAGGCATGTCTCTTCTTTTGGTAGTTGTATATATAGATTACAACTTTCATAAGACATGATTATATCTGTCTTATGTGTAAAAGGGATGGAGAATCTGTAAATCACCTTTTTCTTCACTGCAAAGTGACAAGAttcttgtggaatgaggttttgagCTGGACAGGATTACATTAGGTAATGCCTagagaagtggtggatttattggtaggGTGGAAGGGCTTGAAGGGCTGTAAGAAGGCAGTGagagtgtggaagatgattcctccttgtcttatgtggtgcatatggcttGAAAGAAATCGAAGATGCTTCGAAGATAAAGAACGCTCTTTGGGAGAccttagggattttttcttgagtACTTGAGTTCTTGGGCTAAAGCTTATGTAATGGTGGATAATTTTCTGCatctgttttagttttctggtgtcagtttctttttgtttttggaagttgtaggtgtttcctttgtatacgtcctgtgtacttgagcttatgcctatttctttgaataaaattattacttataaaaaaaaataagatatgaTTATAGTGGAAAGAACAGAACAATGCCCAAATAATAAGCATAAACAGACAAATAAACAAACAGACATAAATAAATGTAAGTAAATCTACATACCGCAGCAACTGTTGTTTTTAGAGCTAAGCCATGAACGCGAGGCAAAATCGCTTGTTTCACTAGCTGTCAAGGATGAAATATTTAGATATCCATAAATATCAATGCCTTCACTATAAAAGTATGTCAAGAAGAAAGACTAGATTTTTCTATATTGTTTGATAATCTCGTATATTTTTGCTCTAtaccatttctcattttttttaaccacatatatatataaagcatctGAGTTATAGATTTGCAAACACATGTAACTTTATGGCAGCAACTTTAATCTATAATGGAAAAACTACTTTAAGAATCGTAAGTGACAGTCACCTGAGGATCCAGTTGCTTAGAAAGCGATACTGATTTTCTCAAAACTTCCTCTTGTATTCGAGCATCGGTATCATCATATGCCCGAACAATCATAGGCAGGACATGTGATACTAAGTGCTCCTGACTAGTCTATAATCACAAAGAGAGTAATTTAGTTTGGTAAAGTTCAAGATGGGAAGCATGTTCattaaagggaagaaaaaaaccaaaagaatagagaaaaagaaCAGCAGCACCATTCCAGGGTGAATTTGTCTCAATTATAACAAATAGAaccatagttttttttataggtgcaAATAGAACCCTAGTTAGAGATTAGGTCAATGGCGTGTTGGTCATTTCTGTATAAAATGAGGAAAATCCAGCACAAATACCTAACTTTGCCAATACATTcgaatgaatttatatattctttggTTCCTCCACCTTTTCTTGGAAAACTTCAGAACAAaagaaccttttttttaaacGGTAACAAAGTTTTATTGATCCTAAAAATATACAAAGACCCAAGTATATAGGACATATGAAAGAGCATCACCCATGCatgctagtttagtgatacaagaaattcatgaaaagacatgccattaaaatcaatcacaatcgaccaatggagtaaagtattgaaaaatacattttaagcTCATCCACTAACCACTCTCAATCTTCCTTTTTAATGcttattagttagaaaattcATAGATACAACCATCAAATACTACAGGTGCCAACTCAACAGTTTTTTATGGTATGCATTTGTAGCAAGCCAGTCCAATTTTTAAACCATGGTATTGATAGTGTTTTGTTGGAAATGTAAAAG carries:
- the LOC109001398 gene encoding SCY1-like protein 2 is translated as MSLNMKTLTQAFAKTAAVIEKTVQTTVQEVTGPKPLQDYDLLDQIGSAGPSLVWKLYSAKARDSTRPQQYPIVCVWVLDKRVLSEARARAGLSKAAEDAFFDLIRADAGRLVRLRHPGVVHVVQALDENKNAMAMVTEPLFASVANALGNVENVAKVPKELKGMEMGLLEVKHGLLQIAESLDFLHNNAHLIHRAISPENVLITSSGAWKLGGFGFAISTDQTSGDMASGQAFHYAEYDVEDSLLPLQPSLDYTAPELVRRNASSAGCFSDIFSFGCLAYHLVARKPLFDCHNNVKMYMNTLTYLSNEAFSSIPPELVTDLQRMLSGNESLRPTALDFTGSPFFRNDTRLRALRFLDHMLERDNMQKSEFLKALSDMWKDFDSRVLRYKVLPPLCAELRNLVMQPMILPMVLTIAESQDKNDFELSTLPALVPVLSSAAGETLLLLVKHADLVIIKTSQEHLVSHVLPMIVRAYDDTDARIQEEVLRKSVSLSKQLDPQLVKQAILPRVHGLALKTTVAAVRVNALLCLGDLVSSLDKHAVLDILQTVQRCTAVDHSAPTLMCTLGVANSVLKKHGVEFVAEHVLPLLTPLLTAQQLNVQQFAKYMLFVKDVLRRIEEKRGVTLTDSGIPEVKPSMSDSGLISQASTKITGTVNSTTKSNPAWDEDWGPAKKVYATTLQSSTNNSHSSQSDLSFQPVQVNSKQSKFSMIPALSSQQTAASCPPVDIEWPPRASSGVAPQFGDAEKQLNAGASSTSSFSDIDPFSDWPPRPAGSASGAGISNNGTMGHPLNKHGSSPISNTLNNMSFPMNNNNNSWAFNTHSSVDPLRQSQGNPTLTIGSLGSVNAQSSIGFLKQSQGVPASSNYTDKKSTDLGSIFASSKNELSAPRLAPPPTTAVGRGRGRGRGVSSASRSSHTKTPSEQPPLLDLL